In the genome of Ignavibacteriales bacterium, one region contains:
- a CDS encoding VOC family protein, which yields MSTKVETGSVTWNDLTVENAEEVREFYSKVVGWKYEEVKMGNYSDFSMLTPSEGKAVAGICHARGVNAGLPPQWLIYITVDDIEKSIKNCIELGGSLIAGPKNMGEQGRYCVIKDPAGAVAALFQFL from the coding sequence GTACAAAAGTTGAAACCGGTTCTGTTACATGGAACGATCTTACTGTTGAAAATGCAGAGGAAGTCCGTGAGTTTTATTCGAAAGTGGTTGGATGGAAATATGAAGAAGTAAAGATGGGAAACTACAGCGACTTTAGTATGCTTACTCCATCAGAAGGAAAAGCTGTTGCGGGAATTTGTCATGCACGTGGAGTAAATGCAGGACTGCCGCCACAATGGCTGATTTATATAACAGTTGATGATATAGAGAAATCAATAAAAAACTGTATTGAGCTTGGCGGTTCATTAATTGCAGGACCTAAGAATATGGGTGAGCAGGGACGTTATTGTGTCATCAAAGATCCGGCAGGCGCTGTTGCTGCGCTGTTCCAGTTTTTATAA